The proteins below come from a single Pseudochaenichthys georgianus chromosome 14, fPseGeo1.2, whole genome shotgun sequence genomic window:
- the atf5a gene encoding uncharacterized protein atf5a — protein MMATSAPVWKTLRVYPADPLALSHPQANHSQSQGCRGEVSEETQHLIGDGLTGWMTEEVDFSSYLPNPPSPPSSTNASLPPSPLQNDIQVPSDLEVMTSLLQEELAQLEDYFLSEPLPEKGPRLGKWDRGPLPTGPQPFTQLPYASYSTSNQSESSPLLVTLATGELDLLSICGGPIGRSKIPRHAPYSYSRPTGCVRKRVPDGTRFLEGYDNSLLSSKGSNSGNSAVTLTGSYDCVEDEQLVGKSYCLGSAVEVRRCAALPKDENNCCFSQDVIGGSKVVGGGFGFGGSLDVPHKKEDLLMYSMREVSGVTDNNEVLNNIKASMEVTKASWKTESSEVCYLPAAPQSEAFHSFLGNINEQVKSESLRIGQHDFHCNFLEDQGPECLLMSRESLNTESPCHRQACRLNEEDHCALNYEDDLIPGEGGERKQKKRDQNKTAAHRYRQRKRVELDTLEGQLHGLEGRNRELRDKAESVEREIQYVKDLLIEVYKARSQRLKQDTTA, from the exons ATGATGGCAACATCAGCTCCTGTTTGGAAGACTCTTCGTGTCTACCCGGCAGACCCCCTCGCTCTCTCTCACCCACAGGCTAACCACAGCCAATCACAGGGGTGCAGGGGGGAGGTGTCAGAGGAGACTCAGCACTTAATTG GTGATGGTCTCACTGGCTGGATGACGGAAGAAGTGGATTTCTCCTCGTACCTCCCAAACCCtccttcccctccctcctccaCCAATGCCTCCCTTCCCCCTTCACCCCTTCAGAATGATATCCAGGTGCCCTCGGACTTGGAGGTCATGACCTCTCTGCTGCAAGAGGAACTGGCCCAACTAGAGGACTACTTCCTGTCTGAACCACTGCCAGAGAAAGGGCCGAGGCTGGGAAAATGGGACAGGGGTCCACTGCCGACGGGTCCTCAGCCGTTCACTCAGCTGCCATACGCATCATACTCCACGTCCAACCAATCGGAATCCAGCCCACTCCTTGTTACCCTGGCAACCGGTGAACTGGACCTGCTGAGCATCTGTGGCGGGCCCATTGGGCGATCCAAAATTCCTAGACACGCCCCGTACAGCTACAGTCGCCCCACTGGGTGTGTGAGGAAAAGAGTTCCTGACGGGACAAGGTTCCTCGAGGGCTATGATAACAGTTTGTTGAGTTCCAAAGGAAGTAACTCAGGTAACTCGGCCGTGACCCTCACCGGTAGCTACGACTGTGTAGAGGACGAGCAGCTGGTAGGGAAAAGCTACTGTCTGGGTAGTGCAGTCGAGGTCAGAAGATGTGCCGCTCTACCAAAAGACGAGAACAATTGCTGTTTCAGTCAAGATGTCATAGGTGGTTCCAAGGTTGTCGGCGGTGGATTTGGCTTTGGCGGATCACTTGATGTCCCGCACAAAAAAGAGGATCTGCTGATGTATAGCATGAGGGAGGTCAGCGGAGTCACCGATAACAATGAGGTGCTGAATAATATCAAAGCTAGTATGGAGGTCACCAAAGCCTCATGGAAGACAGAGAGCAGTGAAGTTTGTTATCTTCCAGCAGCACCGCAGTCAGAGGCCTTTCATAGCTTCTTAGGCAATATCAACGAACAGGTGAAATCGGAGAGTCTACGGATAGGGCAGCATGATTTTCACTGTAATTTCCTGGAGGATCAGGGCCCAGAGTGTCTTTTAATGTCTAGGGAGAGTCTGAACACGGAGTCTCCGTGTCACAGACAAGCATGCAGGCTAAATGAAGAAGACCACTGTGCTTTAAACTACGAAGACGACCTCATTCCAGGTGAAGGCGGCGAGCgcaaacagaagaagagagaTCAGAACAAAACTGCCGCTCACAG GTATCGCCAGAGAAAAAGGGTGGAGCTTGATACTTTGGAGGGACAGTTGCATGGCCTTGAAGGGAGGAACCGGGAGCTCCGGGACAAGGCAGAGTCGGTAGAACGTGAAATCCAGTACGTCAAAGACCTGCTGATTGAAGTTTACAAGGCCCGCAGCCAAAGGCTCAAGCAGGACACAACAGCGTAA